A single Lolium perenne isolate Kyuss_39 chromosome 6, Kyuss_2.0, whole genome shotgun sequence DNA region contains:
- the LOC139830095 gene encoding uncharacterized protein, whose amino-acid sequence MVGYDDVCDHVTSLFIMLNKKTVILFRIEFLVVLVTLLFFAMFAMDFFRRIIHNSFMRAVFSVFDAVSDSIVLYLLGAMQSAPFKNQLFPVWALVLVNFRYSADYISGYGVPDRGGRRFTEWRNVFKLLGSAFLNWTRGSSFTGPLWSVWCLQIMRSAYRFRSHNLASVSVWHGGSSELVAEHMRAMYDRLKDASKKKESLKDGSKEKEYLKEDLKPVAMKDYSYLVYGETKRRFKLKKPQYALSTDNTGPLITLDKIWDFPIDQGKDGKDIPLAFALSRLRCRLENVSLQRCIFGINRELIKNIIGGKIGTSDALRIMELQLAFVHDYFNTRYPMVFWCGLRSLFFSLVPSVLTIGALIFLAVDIRKVYKPPTGDLANLVKGINVDMIITWVFISLMIVKEIWEMLTYLLSDWTTLIMGCEYVQRKFKRTKKCIDSWVDWVLLYFSRTKISGRRWHGYIDQYVFVQSYDYRPTFWNLIHNLTTGIIPKKDDGAKLSSAIKVPDYVRVAVLEKVTKIMEEELGCSPAKKGCNLPRFIKALCNSNLSKQLQNYQAYTARPMSTQIVLETSPQIILPTPTGTHFVLPSSTNTVLSANSHNVVPRSSDIVLPTSSHIILMWHIATSLCEMELATEYRVNLSNPGSCRAFPPKNSPASCRNRTSTEAVERGCCRARPSGGRQSRGCAAAASCDVRVSGHSCAGSSLLTGQATSPAPPSSPAWFLCNSLDSCCDVSGLQAARGLRQEVDEETRRRARATRDEQPHRLGVFLHE is encoded by the exons ATGGTGGGCTACGACGATGTCTGTGACCATGTGACATCCTTGTTCATTATGCTGAACAAGAAAACAGTCATCTTGTTTCGCATCGAGTTTCTCGTGGTCCTTGTCACATTACTGTTCTTTGCCATGTTCGCCATGGATTTTTTTCGCCGCATAATCCACAACTCTTTCATGAGAGCTGTCTTTAGCGTCTTCGACGCGGTCTCCGACTCCATTGTCTTGTACCTCCTGGGGGCCATGCAATCGGCGCCTTTCAAGAATCAGTTGTTCCCAGTCTGGGCTCTTGTTCTTGTCAATTTCCGTTACAGTGCAGACTACATCTCTGGCTATGGTGTTCCTGACCGCGGCGGACGAAGGTTCACTGAGTGGAGAAATGTTTTCAAGCTCCTGGGATCGGCATTCTTGAATTGGACTCGTGGATCCAGTTTCACGGGTCCACTGTGGTCGGTCTGGTGTCTGCAGATCATGAGGAGCGCCTACAGATTCCGTTCACATAATTTAGCGTCCGTTTCTGTCTGGCATGGTGGGAGTTCGGAGCTTGTTGCAGAGCACATGCGTGCCATGTATGACCGTTTAAAGGACGCTTCTAAGAAAAAAGAAAGCTTGAAGGATGGTTCTAAAGAAAAAGAATACTTGAAGGAGGATCTCAAGCCAGTGGCAATGAAAGACTACAGCTACTTGGTCTATGGAGAAACAAAGCGACGTTTCAAACTAAAGAAGCCTCAGTATGCATTGTCTACCGACAATACAGGACCACTCATCACACTGGACAAGATCTGGGACTTTCCAATTGACCAGGGTAAGGATGGCAAGGATATCCCGCTGGCCTTTGCCTTGTCCAGGCTGCGGTGCAGGCTGGAGAATGTGTCGCTGCAAAGATGTATATTTGGCATAAACCGAGAGCTGATCAAGAACATAATTGGTGGTAAGATAGGTACCAGCGATGCACTTAGGATAATGGAGCTGCAGCTTGCGTTTGTCCATGACTATTTCAACACCCGCTACCCCATGGTGTTCTGGTGTGGGCTCCGATCTCTCTTCTTCAGTCTGGTTCCATCTGTGCTAACCATCGGTGCACTCATTTTTCTTGCTGTGGACATCCGTAAGGTCTATAAGCCACCCACTGGCGACCTTGCCAATCTGGTGAAGGGTATTAATGTCGACATGATCATTACATGGGTATTCATTTCACTGATGATTGTGAAGGAGATATGGGAGATGCTGACCTACTTACTATCAGACTGGACAACCTTAATCATGGGGTGCGAGTATGTGCAGCGGAAGTTCAAGAGGACCAAAAAATGTATAGATTCATGGGTGGACTGGGTTCTACTGTATTTTTCCAGAACAAAGATTTCTGGTAGGAGGTGGCATGGATACATTGACCAGTATGTCTTCGTGCAGTCATACGATTACAGACCGACATTTTGGAATCTCATTCACAATCTAACCACAGGAATAATTCCAAAGAAGGATGATGGGGCAAAGCTCAGCAGCGCCATCAAAGTTCCGGACTATGTCAGGGTGGCAGTCCTGGAGAAGGTCACAAAAATTATGGAGGAAGAACTAGGTTGCAGTCCCGCAAAAAAAGGTTGCAATCTGCCCAGGTTCATCAAGGCATTGTGCAACAGCAACCTTAGTAAGCAGTTGCAGAACTACCAGGCTTACACAGCACGGCCCATGAGCACTCAGATCGTCCTGGAGACAAGCCCTCAGATCATCCTGCCAACACCAACAGGCACTCACTTTGTCCTACCGTCAAGTACTAACACTGTCCTGTCAGCAAACTCTCACAACGTGGTGCCGAGAAGCAGTGATATAGTCCTACCGACAAGCTCTCACATCATTCTTATGTGGCACATTGCGACCAGCCTCTGCGAGATGGAGCTTGCCACAGAATATCGTGTCAACTTGAGCAACCCAGG CTCTTGCCGTGCTTTCCCCCCAAAGAACTCGCCGGCGAGCTGCCGCAACCGAACATCCACGGAGGCGGTCGAGAGGGGGTGCTGCAGAGCACGTCCCAGTGGAGGCCGGCAGAGCAGagggtgcgccgccgccgcctcgtgcGACGTGAGGGTCAGCGGCCACTCCTGCGCCGGCTCCTCCCTCCTCACCGGCCAGGCGACCTCGCCGGCTCCTCCCTCCTCACCGGCGTG GTTTCTTTGTAACAGCTTGGATAGCTGCTGCGATGTAAGCGGGCTGCAGGCAGCACGAGGCTTGAGGCAGGAGGTGGACGAGGAGACAAGGAGGCGAGCAAGAGCAACGAGGGATGAGCAGCCTCACCGACTCGGCGTATTCCTCCACGAGTAA